A portion of the Streptomyces sp. YPW6 genome contains these proteins:
- a CDS encoding Dabb family protein, which yields MIRHLVLFKLNDGVERDDPRVVAGDRAFRELAGKIPELEFWECAWNITDRPIAYDYAINSAVADEDALKRYVEHPAHQAAAGQWREFATWVIADYPF from the coding sequence ATGATCCGCCACCTGGTCCTCTTCAAGCTGAACGACGGCGTCGAGCGGGACGACCCGCGGGTCGTCGCCGGGGACCGGGCCTTCCGGGAGCTGGCCGGGAAGATTCCGGAGCTGGAGTTCTGGGAGTGCGCCTGGAACATCACCGACCGGCCGATCGCGTACGACTACGCCATCAACTCCGCCGTCGCCGACGAGGACGCGCTCAAGCGGTACGTCGAGCACCCGGCCCACCAGGCCGCCGCCGGACAGTGGCGCGAATTCGCCACTTGGGTGATCGCGGACTATCCCTTCTGA
- a CDS encoding RNA polymerase sigma factor SigF, whose protein sequence is MPPQAVQAVPATPAEDIQTETPDPSARPTRARGADTRALTQVLFGQLKNLEPGTPEHRRVRAALIEANLPLVRYAAARFRSRNEPMEDVVQVGTIGLINAIDRFDPERGVQFPTFAMPTVVGEIKRYFRDNVRTVHVPRRLHELWVQVTGATEDLTTAHGRSPTTAEIAERLKISEDEVLACIEAGRSYHATSLEAAQEGDGLPGLLDRLGYEDPALAGVEHRDLVRHLLVQLPEREQRILLLRYYSNLTQSQISAELGVSQMHVSRLLARSFARLRSANRIEA, encoded by the coding sequence GTGCCTCCCCAGGCCGTTCAAGCCGTCCCGGCCACCCCGGCCGAGGACATCCAGACCGAGACCCCGGACCCCTCGGCGCGCCCCACCCGGGCTCGCGGCGCCGACACCAGGGCACTCACGCAGGTCCTCTTCGGTCAGCTCAAGAACCTGGAGCCGGGCACTCCGGAGCACCGCCGGGTCCGGGCCGCCCTCATCGAAGCGAACCTCCCCCTCGTCCGGTACGCCGCCGCGCGGTTCCGCAGCCGCAACGAGCCGATGGAGGACGTCGTCCAGGTCGGCACGATCGGGCTGATCAACGCCATCGACCGGTTCGACCCGGAGCGCGGCGTCCAGTTCCCCACGTTCGCGATGCCCACCGTCGTCGGCGAGATCAAACGTTACTTTCGCGACAACGTCCGCACCGTCCACGTTCCCCGCCGGCTGCACGAACTCTGGGTCCAGGTCACCGGCGCCACCGAGGACCTGACGACCGCTCACGGGCGGTCCCCGACCACCGCCGAGATCGCCGAGCGGCTGAAGATCTCCGAGGACGAGGTGCTGGCCTGCATCGAAGCGGGGCGTTCGTACCACGCGACCTCACTGGAGGCCGCCCAGGAGGGCGACGGACTGCCCGGCCTCCTCGACCGGCTCGGCTACGAGGACCCCGCGCTCGCGGGCGTCGAACACCGCGACCTCGTCCGGCACCTCCTCGTCCAGCTTCCCGAGCGCGAACAGCGCATCCTCCTGCTGCGCTACTACAGCAACTTGACTCAGTCTCAGATCAGCGCGGAACTGGGCGTCTCCCAGATGCACGTGTCAAGGCTCCTCGCGCGAAGTTTCGCCCGACTGAGATCCGCAAACAGGATCGAGGCGTAA
- a CDS encoding RNA polymerase sigma factor SigF, translating to MSEEQGSSKVLTLTKSVPAPAVLTSSPEAIDTRTLSRSLFLRLAALGPASGPEGTDSPERTYVRDTLIELNLPLVRYAAARFRSRNEPMEDIVQVGTIGLIKAIDRFDCERGVEFPTFAMPTVVGEIKRFFRDTSWSVRVPRRLQELRLALTKTSDELAQKLDRSPTVPELARALGVSEEDVVDGLAVGNAYTASSLDSPSPEDDGGEGSLADRLGYEDSALEGVEYRESLKPLLAKLAPRERQIIMLRFFANMTQSQIGEEVGISQMHVSRLLTRTLAQLREGLIAD from the coding sequence ATGTCCGAAGAACAGGGCAGCTCGAAGGTGCTCACGCTCACGAAGAGCGTGCCGGCACCCGCCGTGCTCACCAGCTCGCCGGAAGCCATCGACACCCGCACGCTGTCCCGCTCCCTGTTCCTGCGGCTCGCCGCGCTCGGCCCCGCCTCGGGCCCCGAGGGAACGGACAGTCCGGAGCGGACCTATGTGCGGGACACACTGATCGAACTGAACCTCCCGCTGGTGCGGTACGCCGCGGCGCGGTTCCGCAGCCGCAACGAACCGATGGAGGACATCGTCCAGGTCGGCACGATCGGCCTGATCAAGGCGATCGACCGGTTCGACTGCGAACGCGGCGTCGAGTTCCCGACGTTCGCGATGCCCACCGTCGTCGGCGAGATCAAACGCTTCTTCCGCGACACCTCCTGGTCCGTGCGGGTCCCCCGCCGCCTCCAGGAGCTCCGGCTCGCCCTGACCAAGACCAGCGACGAGCTCGCGCAGAAGCTCGACCGCTCGCCGACCGTCCCGGAGCTGGCCCGCGCACTCGGGGTCTCCGAGGAGGACGTGGTCGACGGCCTCGCCGTCGGCAACGCCTACACCGCCTCCTCGCTCGACTCCCCCTCCCCCGAGGACGACGGCGGCGAGGGATCGCTCGCGGACCGCCTCGGGTACGAGGACTCGGCGCTGGAGGGTGTCGAGTACCGCGAGTCGCTGAAGCCGCTGCTGGCCAAACTCGCCCCGCGCGAACGCCAGATCATCATGCTCCGCTTCTTCGCGAACATGACCCAGTCGCAGATCGGCGAGGAGGTCGGCATCTCCCAGATGCATGTCTCTCGGCTGCTGACCCGCACGCTGGCGCAGCTCAGGGAAGGGCTCATCGCCGACTGA
- a CDS encoding MarR family winged helix-turn-helix transcriptional regulator — MAARSSYEELARQLSAVGAVKRGLARALPSECPAGSAAVLTLLDRHGEMRISRLAELLSVDMSVTSRHVAHVADHGWIERSADPADKRSRILRLTPGGHAQLDELTRRTTEVFAHNLQDWSDDDVGLLIALLSRLRDSFACRGSGGCAPGRHTGECRNGLGNEAHARTPV; from the coding sequence GTGGCCGCACGGAGTAGTTACGAGGAACTGGCCCGACAGCTCAGCGCCGTCGGGGCCGTCAAGAGGGGGCTCGCCCGAGCACTGCCCTCCGAGTGCCCCGCAGGATCCGCCGCCGTACTGACCCTCCTGGACCGGCACGGCGAGATGCGGATCAGCCGGCTCGCCGAGCTGCTGTCCGTGGACATGTCGGTGACCAGTCGCCACGTGGCCCATGTGGCCGATCACGGCTGGATCGAGCGGTCCGCGGACCCGGCGGACAAGCGGTCCCGCATCCTGCGGCTGACCCCCGGCGGGCACGCGCAGCTCGACGAACTGACCCGGCGGACCACCGAGGTGTTCGCCCACAACCTCCAGGACTGGTCCGACGACGACGTCGGCCTGCTCATCGCGCTGCTGTCCCGGCTGCGCGACAGCTTCGCCTGTCGCGGATCCGGCGGCTGCGCCCCCGGACGCCACACCGGCGAGTGCAGGAACGGCCTCGGCAACGAGGCTCACGCCCGTACACCTGTGTAA
- a CDS encoding MDR family MFS transporter translates to MATTTPTGVRGGHAKHGGHGGGTAPEASDGTPMTHRQIMEALTGLLLGMFVAILSSTVVSNALPEIISDLGGGQSAYTWVVTASLLAMTATTPLWGKLADLFSKKLLVQIALVIYVLGSVVAGLSTSSGMLIACRVVQGIGVGGLSALAQIVMAAMIAPRERGRYSGYLGAVFAVATVGGPLLGGVITDTSWMGWRWCFYVGVPFAVIALIVLQKTLKLPVVKREGVKVDWAGAFFISAAVSLLLVWVTFAGDKYDWLSWQTYVMVAGSVLLGLVFVFIESRAAEPIIPLRLFRNRTITLASIASLFVGIAMFAGTVFFSQYFQLARGKSPTMSGVMTIPMIGGLFLSSTISGQVITRTGRWKAWLVTGGFLVTAGLGLLGTIRYDTPYWHVAVFMFVMGLGIGMMMQNLVLATQNQVAPEDLGSASSVVTFFRSLGGAIGVSALGAVLGNRVTHYVKDGLAALGPEAAKFGHGGTGGGGIPDLDKLPEPFRLVMEAAYGHGVGDVFLYAAPAALLAFIVTLFIKEVALKTSAGNDAPAEASEQEPEQAPVPAAVETAEAPVPAAVGAAGLVAEGAAGVTAVDTAKAPHDTSGIPVHGVVRGAESAPVAQAAVTLISLGGRQLGRSVARSDGGYTLDAPGSGSYVLIASADGFQPQASTVVVGEEPLAFDILLSGTSGLAGTVRAAESGAPVDGAMVIVTDVRGDVLATGASGPTGEFAFGELIPGSVTVAVNAPGFRPLALPVEIGGQGVTRVEAALRSGALVRGVVRAGSARAPLADARVTLVDAAGNVVATATTGEDGAYAFTDLDAGEYSVIATGYPPVAGPLTVSGTGVDGYDIELAHPGE, encoded by the coding sequence ATGGCTACGACCACACCCACCGGTGTGCGGGGCGGCCACGCCAAGCACGGAGGGCACGGCGGCGGCACCGCCCCCGAGGCCTCCGACGGCACGCCGATGACACACCGGCAGATCATGGAGGCGCTCACCGGGCTGCTGCTCGGCATGTTCGTCGCGATCCTGTCGTCGACCGTCGTCTCCAACGCCCTGCCCGAGATCATCTCCGACCTCGGCGGTGGTCAGAGCGCCTACACCTGGGTCGTGACGGCCTCGCTGCTGGCCATGACCGCCACCACCCCGCTCTGGGGCAAGCTCGCCGACCTCTTCAGCAAGAAGCTGCTGGTCCAGATAGCCCTGGTGATCTACGTCCTGGGCTCGGTCGTCGCCGGTCTGTCGACCAGCAGCGGCATGCTCATCGCCTGCCGCGTCGTCCAGGGCATCGGCGTCGGCGGTCTCTCCGCCCTCGCGCAGATCGTCATGGCCGCGATGATCGCCCCGCGCGAGCGCGGCCGCTACAGCGGCTACCTGGGCGCGGTCTTCGCCGTCGCCACCGTCGGCGGTCCGCTGCTCGGCGGTGTCATCACCGACACCAGCTGGATGGGCTGGCGCTGGTGCTTCTACGTCGGTGTGCCCTTCGCGGTGATCGCGCTCATCGTGCTCCAGAAGACCCTGAAGCTCCCGGTCGTGAAGCGCGAGGGCGTCAAGGTCGACTGGGCCGGCGCCTTCTTCATCAGCGCCGCCGTCTCCCTGCTGCTGGTCTGGGTGACCTTCGCGGGCGACAAGTACGACTGGCTGTCGTGGCAGACGTACGTGATGGTCGCGGGCTCCGTCCTGCTCGGCCTGGTCTTCGTGTTCATCGAGTCGCGGGCCGCCGAGCCGATCATCCCGCTGCGCCTCTTCCGCAACCGCACCATCACCCTGGCCTCGATCGCCTCGCTGTTCGTGGGCATCGCGATGTTCGCGGGCACGGTCTTCTTCAGCCAGTACTTCCAGCTGGCGCGCGGCAAGTCGCCGACGATGTCCGGCGTCATGACCATCCCGATGATCGGGGGGCTCTTCCTCTCCTCGACGATCTCCGGCCAGGTCATCACCAGGACCGGGCGCTGGAAGGCGTGGCTGGTCACCGGCGGCTTCCTGGTCACGGCCGGGCTCGGGCTGCTGGGCACGATCCGGTACGACACCCCGTACTGGCACGTCGCGGTCTTCATGTTCGTCATGGGCCTGGGCATCGGCATGATGATGCAGAACCTGGTGCTCGCCACGCAGAACCAGGTCGCTCCCGAGGACCTCGGTTCCGCCAGCTCCGTCGTCACCTTCTTCCGCTCCCTCGGCGGTGCGATCGGTGTCTCGGCGCTCGGCGCGGTCCTCGGCAACCGGGTCACCCACTACGTCAAGGACGGCCTCGCCGCGCTCGGCCCCGAGGCCGCCAAGTTCGGCCACGGTGGCACCGGTGGCGGGGGCATCCCCGACCTGGACAAGCTGCCCGAGCCGTTCCGGCTGGTCATGGAGGCCGCGTACGGGCACGGCGTCGGCGACGTCTTCCTGTACGCCGCTCCGGCCGCGCTCCTCGCCTTCATCGTGACGCTCTTCATCAAGGAGGTCGCCCTGAAGACCAGCGCGGGGAACGACGCCCCCGCCGAGGCGTCCGAGCAGGAGCCGGAGCAGGCTCCGGTCCCGGCCGCCGTCGAGACGGCCGAGGCTCCCGTACCCGCCGCGGTCGGCGCGGCCGGGCTGGTCGCCGAGGGCGCGGCCGGGGTCACCGCGGTCGACACCGCGAAGGCCCCGCACGACACCTCCGGCATTCCCGTCCACGGGGTGGTGCGCGGGGCGGAGAGCGCCCCGGTCGCCCAGGCGGCCGTCACCCTGATCTCGCTGGGCGGCCGGCAGCTCGGCCGCTCCGTGGCCCGGTCCGACGGCGGCTACACCCTGGACGCTCCCGGCTCCGGCAGCTACGTCCTGATCGCCTCCGCCGACGGCTTCCAGCCGCAGGCGTCCACGGTGGTCGTCGGCGAGGAGCCGCTGGCCTTCGACATCCTGCTGTCCGGTACGAGCGGACTGGCCGGGACCGTCAGGGCCGCCGAGTCCGGCGCACCCGTCGACGGTGCGATGGTCATCGTGACCGACGTCCGGGGCGACGTGCTGGCCACCGGCGCGTCCGGTCCGACCGGTGAGTTCGCCTTCGGCGAGCTGATCCCGGGTTCCGTGACCGTCGCCGTGAACGCGCCCGGCTTCCGTCCGCTGGCGCTGCCGGTGGAGATCGGCGGCCAGGGAGTCACCCGCGTCGAGGCCGCACTGCGGTCCGGTGCGCTGGTCCGGGGCGTCGTGCGGGCCGGGTCCGCCCGAGCTCCGCTGGCCGACGCCCGGGTGACCCTGGTCGACGCGGCGGGCAACGTGGTCGCCACCGCGACGACCGGTGAGGACGGGGCGTACGCCTTCACCGACCTGGACGCGGGCGAGTACTCGGTCATCGCGACCGGCTACCCGCCGGTGGCGGGCCCCCTCACCGTCAGCGGTACGGGGGTCGACGGGTACGACATCGAGCTCGCCCACCCGGGCGAGTGA
- a CDS encoding YceI family protein, translated as MGLRAQVRTRDGWAVQHAVVTVTDMTGAQVLRAAADEDGAVRTDGSLTAGAYTVIVTAVGYAPAASTALVTASGRIEAGQIVLARQGGVELPPPGAWSLDPAHSSVGAVARHLGISSVHGRFTDFGGRIEIAEEVGACRVDAVIRAASIDTGNAMRDKHLRSPDFLDVDRYPEIAYSSTGLAPAGPDRWTVHGELTMHGVSRPVDLDLTYLGTGPDPWGGVRAAFHATAELRRDDFAMNYNQVVQAGISAIGTTLRVELDIQAVQGEALPG; from the coding sequence ATGGGACTTCGCGCACAGGTACGGACGCGGGACGGCTGGGCGGTCCAGCACGCCGTCGTGACGGTCACCGACATGACCGGCGCCCAGGTGCTGCGGGCCGCGGCCGACGAGGACGGGGCCGTCCGCACGGACGGTTCCCTGACGGCCGGCGCGTACACGGTGATCGTCACGGCGGTCGGGTACGCCCCCGCGGCCTCCACCGCCCTCGTGACCGCGAGCGGCAGGATCGAGGCCGGGCAGATCGTGCTGGCCCGGCAGGGCGGGGTGGAGCTGCCGCCGCCGGGCGCGTGGTCGCTGGACCCCGCGCACTCCTCGGTCGGCGCGGTCGCCCGGCACCTGGGCATCTCCAGCGTGCACGGCCGGTTCACCGACTTCGGCGGCCGGATCGAGATCGCCGAGGAGGTCGGCGCCTGCCGGGTCGACGCGGTGATCAGGGCGGCCAGCATCGACACCGGAAACGCCATGCGGGACAAGCACCTGCGCTCGCCGGACTTCCTGGACGTGGACCGGTACCCGGAGATCGCCTACAGCTCCACCGGCCTCGCCCCGGCGGGCCCCGACCGCTGGACCGTGCACGGTGAGCTGACCATGCACGGCGTCTCCCGCCCCGTCGACCTGGACCTGACCTACCTCGGTACCGGACCCGACCCGTGGGGCGGGGTGCGCGCCGCCTTCCACGCCACCGCCGAACTGCGCCGGGACGACTTCGCGATGAACTACAACCAGGTCGTCCAGGCGGGCATCTCGGCGATCGGCACGACCCTGCGCGTGGAGCTGGACATCCAGGCGGTACAGGGCGAGGCACTGCCCGGCTGA
- a CDS encoding PPOX class F420-dependent oxidoreductase, producing the protein MAPNIATNTTVDLDELLAFVRPRHRAVLLTTRADGRPQGSPLTCGVDDAGRLVMSTYPERAKTRNARRDERVSVIVLSDAWDGPWVQVDGAAEVIDAPESVEPLVEYFRNISGEHPDWDEYRAAMLKQGKSIIRVTPERWSPVATGGFPAHLAPGS; encoded by the coding sequence ATGGCACCGAACATCGCGACCAACACCACGGTGGACCTTGATGAGTTGCTGGCGTTCGTACGCCCCCGGCACCGGGCGGTCCTGCTCACCACCCGGGCCGACGGCCGCCCCCAGGGGTCCCCGCTGACCTGCGGCGTGGACGACGCGGGGCGGCTCGTCATGTCGACGTACCCCGAACGCGCCAAGACCCGCAACGCGCGGCGCGACGAGCGGGTCAGCGTGATCGTGCTGTCGGACGCGTGGGACGGGCCCTGGGTGCAGGTCGACGGTGCGGCGGAGGTCATCGACGCCCCGGAGTCGGTGGAGCCGCTGGTGGAGTACTTCCGGAACATCTCGGGGGAGCATCCCGACTGGGACGAGTACCGGGCGGCGATGCTGAAGCAGGGCAAGTCCATCATCCGGGTCACCCCCGAGCGCTGGAGCCCCGTCGCCACCGGCGGCTTCCCGGCCCACCTGGCCCCGGGGAGCTGA
- a CDS encoding NAD(P)-dependent oxidoreductase, with product MSTSAGQHPSPLACGLPVPPPPPPGPDALARALLLVSPSLDSVLVRELERITGRAAEPLTDVPPPSDAPLLCVGDALPDTLRTDRLLWFHSTTAGTDRLLSGAPWPGPALLTRTVGRMGERMAQYVLGWMLAECQAVPEFTEQHARAHWARLPTELVAGQTALVYGTGRIGATVGRLLQACGVRTVGVARTTRYGPGPGTERTVPPGFDRMTGAADDTGVLGEARWVISALPLTAATRGFFGADRFAAVRGATFVNVGRGATVDMGALETALRNGRVRRAVLDVLPAEPAAPEDPVWKLPRTVITSHSSGITTDEDIAVDFAACWQDVTAGRRPGLTVDTARGY from the coding sequence ATGAGCACGAGCGCCGGGCAGCACCCTTCGCCCCTCGCGTGCGGGCTTCCCGTGCCACCCCCGCCGCCGCCCGGCCCCGACGCCCTCGCACGGGCCCTGCTGCTCGTCTCCCCCTCGCTGGACTCCGTTCTGGTACGGGAGTTGGAGCGGATCACCGGGCGCGCCGCAGAGCCCCTGACGGACGTTCCACCGCCGTCCGACGCGCCCCTCCTGTGCGTGGGCGACGCGCTGCCCGACACCCTGCGGACGGACCGGCTGCTCTGGTTCCACAGCACCACCGCGGGGACGGACCGGCTGCTCTCCGGGGCTCCGTGGCCCGGCCCGGCGCTGCTGACCCGGACCGTGGGCCGGATGGGCGAGCGGATGGCCCAGTACGTCCTGGGCTGGATGCTCGCCGAATGCCAGGCCGTACCGGAGTTCACCGAGCAGCACGCCCGCGCGCACTGGGCGCGTCTCCCCACGGAGCTCGTCGCCGGACAGACAGCGCTGGTCTACGGCACCGGCCGCATCGGCGCGACGGTGGGACGGCTGTTGCAGGCCTGCGGGGTCCGCACCGTGGGCGTCGCCCGCACCACGCGGTACGGACCGGGGCCGGGCACCGAGCGCACGGTGCCGCCGGGATTCGACCGGATGACCGGGGCCGCCGACGACACCGGGGTGCTGGGTGAGGCCCGCTGGGTGATCTCCGCACTCCCGCTGACGGCGGCCACGCGGGGCTTCTTCGGGGCCGACCGGTTCGCGGCGGTGCGCGGGGCGACGTTCGTCAACGTGGGACGCGGCGCGACCGTGGACATGGGGGCGCTGGAGACCGCGCTGCGGAACGGCCGGGTGCGGCGGGCGGTGCTGGACGTGCTGCCCGCGGAACCGGCCGCGCCGGAGGACCCCGTGTGGAAGCTGCCCCGTACGGTCATCACCTCGCACTCCTCGGGGATCACCACCGACGAGGACATCGCCGTGGACTTCGCCGCCTGCTGGCAGGACGTGACGGCGGGCCGCCGCCCCGGACTGACAGTGGACACGGCACGCGGCTACTGA
- a CDS encoding TetR/AcrR family transcriptional regulator: MRTSVWLGGTAPSRSRRTESPAGLDRRRITEASVRLLDADGLAKFSMRRLAAELDVTAMSLYWYVDTKDDLLELALDSVYAEIDRPREDADWRDRLRDLARSYRELLVRHVWISPLAGTFLNIGPNSMLFSYAVQDVIRDTGLPLERQTGALSAVFQFVYGFGTVEGNFKARCDATGLTQDEYHQQAMGTIRAEPHLREISDYSDEIMAARGGETVEEMRERDFGFALDLVIAGIEAVRDRTGSPSR; encoded by the coding sequence GTGCGGACCAGTGTGTGGCTGGGCGGCACGGCTCCCTCGCGCTCGCGCCGGACCGAGTCCCCCGCGGGGCTGGACCGTCGACGGATCACCGAGGCGTCGGTGCGGCTGCTGGACGCCGACGGACTCGCCAAGTTCTCCATGCGCCGGCTCGCCGCCGAGCTGGACGTCACCGCGATGTCCCTCTACTGGTACGTCGACACCAAGGACGACCTGCTGGAACTGGCGCTCGACTCGGTCTACGCGGAGATCGACCGGCCCCGCGAGGACGCCGACTGGCGGGACCGGCTGCGCGATCTGGCCCGCAGCTACCGGGAACTCCTCGTCCGCCACGTCTGGATCTCGCCCCTGGCCGGGACGTTCCTCAACATCGGCCCGAACTCCATGCTGTTCTCGTACGCGGTCCAGGACGTGATCCGGGACACCGGCCTCCCCCTGGAACGGCAGACGGGCGCGCTCTCCGCGGTCTTCCAGTTCGTGTACGGATTCGGCACCGTCGAGGGCAACTTCAAGGCGCGGTGCGACGCGACCGGGCTCACCCAGGACGAGTACCACCAGCAGGCGATGGGCACCATCCGCGCGGAGCCGCACCTGCGGGAGATCTCCGACTACTCCGACGAGATCATGGCGGCCCGGGGCGGCGAGACGGTCGAGGAGATGCGCGAGCGGGACTTCGGCTTCGCGCTGGACCTGGTCATCGCGGGCATCGAGGCGGTACGCGACCGGACGGGCTCCCCGTCCCGGTAG
- a CDS encoding MFS transporter, whose translation MTAPAAEPPDTSHQRHPQRWLILGVICLAQLTVLLDNTVLNVAIPSLTSELHASTADVQWMINAYALVQAGLLLTAGNSADRYGRKKMLVVGLALFGVGSLAAGLAQSSGQLIAARAGMGVGGALLLTTTLAVVVQIFDETERVKAIGIWSTVSSLGFAAGPLFGGFVLDHFWWGAIFLINLPVALIALVAVVRLVPESKSGRGQRPDLLGALLSTIGMTAAVFAIISGPEHGWTSGRVLLTAFLGAAVLAGFVLWELHIPNPMLDMHFFRNQKFVGAVAGVILVAFGMTGSLFLLTQHLQFVLGYGPLEAGLRTAPMALTVVALNLTGLGARMVRTFGTPLVIAAGMSCLAAGLVAIAVLGGGDGGYGGMLFGLIVMGAGVALAMPAMANAIMSAIPPEKAGVGAGVNGTLAEFGNGLGVAVLGAVLNARFAALVPAAVGAASLPAALSAADGPAAREQIKDAFAAGLETSQLVGAVAVLAGGLLAALLLRRAERVEAATKQPEAGGPGEPGAETARAGDRADVTGPAA comes from the coding sequence ATGACGGCGCCCGCCGCAGAGCCGCCCGACACCTCCCACCAGAGGCATCCGCAACGCTGGCTGATCCTCGGCGTCATCTGCCTGGCCCAGCTCACCGTGCTGCTCGACAACACCGTCCTCAACGTCGCGATCCCCTCCCTCACCTCGGAGCTGCACGCCTCCACCGCCGACGTGCAGTGGATGATCAACGCCTACGCGCTGGTCCAGGCCGGCCTGCTGCTCACCGCGGGCAACTCGGCGGACCGCTACGGGCGGAAGAAGATGCTGGTCGTGGGCCTCGCCCTGTTCGGCGTCGGTTCGCTCGCGGCCGGGCTCGCCCAGTCCTCCGGCCAGCTCATCGCGGCTCGCGCCGGGATGGGCGTCGGCGGTGCGCTGCTGCTCACCACGACGCTCGCCGTCGTCGTCCAGATCTTCGACGAGACCGAGCGGGTGAAGGCGATCGGCATCTGGTCGACCGTCTCCTCCCTCGGCTTCGCGGCGGGCCCGCTGTTCGGCGGGTTCGTCCTGGACCACTTCTGGTGGGGCGCGATCTTCCTCATCAACCTCCCGGTCGCCCTGATCGCCCTGGTCGCCGTCGTGCGGCTCGTACCGGAGTCGAAGTCCGGCCGGGGGCAGCGGCCCGATCTGCTGGGCGCGCTGCTCTCCACGATCGGTATGACCGCCGCCGTCTTCGCGATCATCTCCGGGCCCGAGCACGGCTGGACGTCCGGTCGGGTGCTGCTGACGGCGTTCCTCGGCGCGGCCGTGCTGGCCGGGTTCGTGCTGTGGGAGCTGCACATCCCCAACCCGATGCTCGACATGCACTTCTTCCGGAACCAGAAGTTCGTCGGCGCGGTGGCGGGCGTGATCCTGGTCGCCTTCGGGATGACCGGCTCGCTCTTCCTGCTCACCCAGCACCTGCAGTTCGTCCTCGGGTACGGGCCGTTGGAGGCGGGTCTGCGGACGGCCCCGATGGCGCTCACCGTGGTCGCCCTCAACCTCACCGGGCTGGGCGCGCGGATGGTCCGGACGTTCGGCACGCCCCTCGTCATCGCGGCGGGGATGAGCTGCCTGGCGGCGGGGCTGGTCGCCATCGCGGTGCTCGGCGGGGGCGACGGCGGGTACGGCGGCATGCTGTTCGGCCTGATCGTGATGGGTGCGGGCGTCGCCCTCGCCATGCCCGCGATGGCCAACGCCATCATGAGCGCCATCCCGCCGGAGAAGGCCGGGGTCGGCGCGGGCGTCAACGGCACGCTCGCGGAGTTCGGCAACGGTCTCGGGGTGGCGGTGCTCGGCGCGGTCCTCAACGCCCGGTTCGCCGCGCTCGTACCGGCCGCCGTCGGCGCCGCCTCGCTGCCCGCGGCCCTGTCCGCCGCCGACGGGCCCGCCGCCCGGGAGCAGATCAAGGACGCGTTCGCCGCGGGCCTGGAGACCAGCCAGCTCGTCGGCGCGGTGGCGGTGCTGGCGGGCGGTCTGCTCGCCGCACTGCTGCTGCGCCGGGCCGAGCGGGTGGAGGCGGCGACGAAGCAGCCGGAGGCCGGGGGGCCCGGGGAGCCGGGGGCCGAGACTGCGCGGGCGGGGGACCGGGCAGACGTCACGGGACCGGCGGCATAG
- a CDS encoding endonuclease/exonuclease/phosphatase family protein: protein MSLRHPASRVPQLLLAASLLGALFTPPAVAAPAHRSPVGETSGGLPLRVATYNIHAGAGMDGVFDLDRQTAELRALDADVICLQEVDRHWGSRSEWRDLAGDVARRLRMHVSFAPIYSLDPAQPGGPRAEYGVAVLSRHRIVGAENHEITRLSTQDPNPVPAPAPGFGEVVVRVRGLPVHVYVTHLDYRPDPAVRVAQVADTRRIMAEDRGPKILLGDFNAEPDAPELAPLWRELADADPGAPTFPARNPVKRIDFVAVSKERTAVRRAWVPDSLASDHRAVVADLLLRR, encoded by the coding sequence ATGTCGCTGCGTCACCCCGCTTCCCGCGTCCCCCAACTCCTCCTCGCCGCTTCCCTCCTGGGAGCGCTCTTCACCCCGCCCGCCGTGGCGGCACCGGCCCACCGCTCCCCTGTGGGCGAAACGTCCGGAGGCCTGCCGCTGCGGGTCGCCACGTACAACATCCATGCCGGTGCGGGCATGGACGGCGTCTTCGACCTGGACCGACAGACCGCCGAACTCCGTGCGCTGGACGCCGATGTGATTTGTCTTCAGGAGGTCGACCGGCACTGGGGCTCCCGCAGTGAGTGGCGGGATCTCGCGGGCGATGTGGCCCGGCGGCTCCGGATGCACGTCTCCTTCGCACCGATCTACAGCCTCGACCCGGCCCAACCGGGCGGTCCCCGGGCCGAGTACGGGGTGGCCGTGCTGTCGCGGCACCGGATCGTGGGCGCCGAGAACCACGAGATCACCCGCCTCTCGACGCAGGACCCGAACCCGGTGCCCGCGCCCGCCCCGGGGTTCGGCGAGGTCGTCGTACGGGTACGGGGACTGCCGGTGCACGTGTACGTCACGCACCTCGACTACCGCCCGGACCCCGCCGTCCGCGTAGCCCAGGTCGCCGACACCCGGCGGATCATGGCCGAGGACCGGGGGCCGAAGATCCTGCTCGGCGACTTCAACGCGGAGCCCGACGCCCCCGAACTGGCCCCGCTGTGGCGGGAACTGGCGGACGCGGACCCCGGGGCGCCCACGTTCCCGGCGCGGAATCCGGTCAAGCGGATCGACTTCGTGGCGGTGTCGAAGGAGCGGACCGCTGTGCGGCGGGCCTGGGTGCCGGACAGCCTCGCCTCCGACCACCGGGCGGTGGTGGCGGATCTGCTGTTACGGAGGTGA